The Aedes albopictus strain Foshan chromosome 1, AalbF5, whole genome shotgun sequence genomic interval AATGTAAAAAATATACATCGAGTAACCCCTCGCTTGCGCCAACTATCCCAAGCAACGCACTCCTCTATTAAATCGATAACTAACTGGATACTATCTGTTTCTATTCCCATTACATTCCCTGTGCATTCTCAACCAAACACCAACCACGTGGCCGGACACCGATGGCATTGACATTCCTCCCCACCAGTATGCGGCGAAGTGGAAGCCCTCCGGGTAGTGCTATCAGCCGGTGCCGATGTATCCACTCCGGACATCAACGGGGGCAGCCCGCTGCACTACGCCGCTCAGATGTGCGGCGCCAACTACGAAGGGAAAACGGCCCGCGCTTCCGCCAAACTGGCCCTGGAAATCCTCGGCACCCTGCTGAACCATCCGGACACTTCGGTCGAAGTGGAGGACAAGGATGGCCGCCAGCCGCTGCTGTGGGCCGCCTCGGCTGGCTCTGCCAAGGCTGTCCTGGCTTTGATCAAAGCCGGCGCACAGGTCGAAAGTGCAGATAAGTATGTGGGGGAGTGGGTAGCTAGTAAATTTAAGATGTTGACTGAAAATTTCGGTTTTGTTTTAGGGATGGACTCACAGCTCTTCACTGTGCCGCTTCACGAGGGCACACGGAATGTATAGACACGTTGATCAATTTATGTGGAGCGCACACCGACCAGATAGATTCTAATGGGTGTACGGCGCTGCATTACTCTGTGACGTTAGGTCATGCGGACGCTACCTCGCTTTTACTCAAGCTGGACGCAGATCCAAACCGTCAGGACAGGAAAGGTCGAACTCCGGCGCATTGTGGCTGTGCGAAAGGACAAATGGAAACGGTGAAGATATTGCATATGAAAAAAGGGAACTTGTGGCTGCGGAATGCGAAAGGGGACTTTCCAGTTCACGACGCTGCCAGTTCTGGAAGGAGGCAGCTGGTACAGTGGCTGCTGCAAATGAAGCCAAAGCACATCAACACGCCAAGTAACGATGGAAGAACACTTTTACACATAGCGGCAGGACACGATAACGTGGACATGTGCAAGCTTTTGCTGGAATCTGGAGCGGAGATGAATCACCTGTACAGACCAGCTAAGGGGTCGCCCATGACTCCACTTGACTACGCGTTGGCGAAAGGCTTCCGATCAACGGCAAAGTTTCTCCAGATGCAAGGAGGTTTGCCGGCGAATAAGTTACGCATGTCTAGCCGACagcagaaaattcttccagacataGACAAGGTGGAGCCATTGAAGCTTACAGAGAAGGAAGAGTTGATTGATTTGAAGACTTCCAAGCGATACGTAGTCTATATGAATTCAAACTCCGAATCGGAGAGCCAAGAGGATCGATCGCACCGAAAAAGTAGGCACAAACGGAAAGGAGGTCACCGAAGTCGTCGTACCAGTAGCTGTAGTGATACCGTATTCCTCTACAGGGAAGGCGGGGCAGATATAAGTCGATCCCGAAGCAATGTCGAACTGAACCGGACACAACATCACCATCACAGGCACCACCACCGAAGCAATAGCTCCTCGTCGGCTTCCAGCAGTGAAACGTCTTCGGATGAGTGCTGCAAACATATCAAACGAAAGCACAAGTGCTACAAGAAGTGTTCATCCAAGTCGACGAGATCGAAGGATCGTTCCCACCGAGAACGGGATCGTGATCGAGAAAAGGAACCCAAGGAACCGAAAGAGTACGAGTTCATGTATGCGGAGCAACGGGAGACCGGCAAACCGAGAAAGCCAGGCGAACGAATGGGAAGGATTGTGCTGAAAGAGGTGCACAGTGGATCATCGGAGAACGAATCGCCGGAAGGTGACAGACGGGGTAGCACATTAAGGCTAGGCGGAAAAAGCGGTCCATTATTGACGGTTCCGCCGGAAGTAATGGGAATACTAGACGAACAATCACTGCCGAAAACACCACCAAAAGCTGAGTTCAACATCAGGAAGGAGTCGGATACAAAGAGCGATGGGAAGTCCTCGGATACCAGTGTGAAGAAGGTGAAGAAAGGCAAGGGAAATGGTAAAAAGGGTAAGGCATCCGGGAAGGCACACGGGAAGAAAACTGATTCGCCGAGTGAGGAGGAGTCGAAGGACAAACAAAAGATTGTGACGGAAGCTGTGGTACATCCAGTTCCGGAGACTATGGTAAAGTCAACGGAAGACGATGGAGCTGCTACGGACGCAACGTATACAATCGATCAGAAAACAAAGTCTGATAACGAGGGGTTTAGCGAATCCGAGACTACAGATAAAACAAAAGGGAAGGGAAAGGACAAACCGGAGACAATAATGGAAGCGAAGGATGAGACCGTGCAGGAAGTTTCACCGGCGGTCCCTTTAGAGGTAAAGGAGGAGGTGGTACCGGCTCCAAAAAAGGAACGGCCAAAGCTAAAGTCAAGCAAAGACAGTAGCACCAGCCGATCGAGCAAATCCAAGTCGGATTCGTCGGAGAAGGAGATGCCAAAGCAAAAGTCCAAGCCGAAATCGGAAGCAACTCCGGTGGTGGCAGCGCCAACGCCGCcgacaccaccaccaccgccacctcCTCCTGAACCGGAAGCAGAATCACGCGTTGTACCAGAACCGGAGCCTATTGTTAAGGAAACGTTAATTGTTTCGGAATCTTCCAAACATGAGGAGGAAAAGGCTGTAGAAGCACCGGCTGTAGTGCCAGAGGCTGAACCAGCACCTCCTGTGACGAACGGAGAAGCAGTCGTCCCTCAAGAGCAGCCTGTGGAAGAACCAAAACCGGAGGCGGAACCAAGGCCGGAACCAGAACCAGAACCCCAACCAGAACATCCATCGGTTGAAGAGACGCCAACGGAAGAGAAAAGCTCTGAAGTGGAGGAGTCGCCTTCGAAATCAAGCGAAGATCAAATTGAGCAGCAGCCACCAGAACCCGAAGAACCGCCAAAGCCCGAGCCAAGTGGAGATCAAGTTTTACCTCCGGAGCCACCACCTATGCCCAAGGAAGACTCCCCAAAAAAGGTTAGTTTCGACAGGGAGCGGCCAAAGCTGAGAAGATCCGCCGAGTCTATGGTAGAGCACGTTGAGGAAGAGGAAGTCCGAACGGAAGAAGATGCTGTTGTACCACTGGCGGTGGCTGCAGCCGTTGACCAGGAAAAGGTCGATTCGACGCGAAGTTTTTACGTCAGTCTTGCAGACGGGGAAGAAGGCGAcgagaagaaaaagcgaaagctGAAGAAG includes:
- the LOC109400229 gene encoding ankyrin repeat domain-containing protein 12 isoform X2; protein product: MFSSPRKMKKPDVVHRRDRNNRGALHYASSSRDIVAAASVAMVAPELIEQADEDGFTPLHLAVIQGNLQLVNLLLANGADVNALDNEGHSVVHWATVCGEVEALRVVLSAGADVSTPDINGGSPLHYAAQMCGANYEGKTARASAKLALEILGTLLNHPDTSVEVEDKDGRQPLLWAASAGSAKAVLALIKAGAQVESADKDGLTALHCAASRGHTECIDTLINLCGAHTDQIDSNGCTALHYSVTLGHADATSLLLKLDADPNRQDRKGRTPAHCGCAKGQMETVKILHMKKGNLWLRNAKGDFPVHDAASSGRRQLVQWLLQMKPKHINTPSNDGRTLLHIAAGHDNVDMCKLLLESGAEMNHLYRPAKGSPMTPLDYALAKGFRSTAKFLQMQGGLPANKLRMSSRQQKILPDIDKVEPLKLTEKEELIDLKTSKRYVVYMNSNSESESQEDRSHRKSRHKRKGGHRSRRTSSCSDTVFLYREGGADISRSRSNVELNRTQHHHHRHHHRSNSSSSASSSETSSDECCKHIKRKHKCYKKCSSKSTRSKDRSHRERDRDREKEPKEPKEYEFMYAEQRETGKPRKPGERMGRIVLKEVHSGSSENESPEGDRRGSTLRLGGKSGPLLTVPPEVMGILDEQSLPKTPPKAEFNIRKESDTKSDGKSSDTSVKKVKKGKGNGKKGKASGKAHGKKTDSPSEEESKDKQKIVTEAVVHPVPETMVKSTEDDGAATDATYTIDQKTKSDNEGFSESETTDKTKGKGKDKPETIMEAKDETVQEVSPAVPLEVKEEVVPAPKKERPKLKSSKDSSTSRSSKSKSDSSEKEMPKQKSKPKSEATPVVAAPTPPTPPPPPPPPEPEAESRVVPEPEPIVKETLIVSESSKHEEEKAVEAPAVVPEAEPAPPVTNGEAVVPQEQPVEEPKPEAEPRPEPEPEPQPEHPSVEETPTEEKSSEVEESPSKSSEDQIEQQPPEPEEPPKPEPSGDQVLPPEPPPMPKEDSPKKVSFDRERPKLRRSAESMVEHVEEEEVRTEEDAVVPLAVAAAVDQEKVDSTRSFYVSLADGEEGDEKKKRKLKKRRSKEDKLDDEAQSSKDQDSGFEPSPQSVRSKSSVFDRPTSTAAVSKRPAFTMVEERAVSSRPDGRKPGDKNAVNMTTVQQSIQRNIRRYYMERKIFQHLLELKSLQIRSTKVNESALVKRAVDDYHKSTIELGYETGSTLKRYPYSEYSFKNFELFLYDTLKSLQKRETYNFQNISEVYDEAERRSSPDVSRYERALNCTTKTHRCLHATHAYTGIPCAAYIPMMNHHTMPKLGFGPYKSSPSGVGSFFLPKILTNPTDRSCPGSSASYLAPIGSGGSASKVALELTHGSNKQIITLPSEKLDNNKRYYVTFTLNPNDSNEPNPSSSLSNSHSNTSSKSRTDPPDPGSSREPPGGTDHLLLSTGKPAEGQPHQQQQQSNTFSNSGQQRPQPGHTSDAQYSAERPQPHQQQQQQSHSSSLPAVVEEDSNLESSSGPSPSV
- the LOC109400229 gene encoding ankyrin repeat domain-containing protein 12 isoform X1 yields the protein MEAKSKQRTSTVLPQPTSTGQPHHQLLHSPPLKPPAAAGSTVAASVGKRKPSSLANRDQQLPGKPKHTVKFREHGDQEILVVTVEPPSTPTTTVSPRPSSSACQLPALTTPTSESSDRPGTATSAQHHRGTPYPGKSKSSATGDLRRQEKANTTVEHSRRSQSAARRKASPSSEGQASSVVVADRPGRRQHGQRLAEGCTTLMYACQQGLTEEIVKELREKPDVVHRRDRNNRGALHYASSSRDIVAAASVAMVAPELIEQADEDGFTPLHLAVIQGNLQLVNLLLANGADVNALDNEGHSVVHWATVCGEVEALRVVLSAGADVSTPDINGGSPLHYAAQMCGANYEGKTARASAKLALEILGTLLNHPDTSVEVEDKDGRQPLLWAASAGSAKAVLALIKAGAQVESADKDGLTALHCAASRGHTECIDTLINLCGAHTDQIDSNGCTALHYSVTLGHADATSLLLKLDADPNRQDRKGRTPAHCGCAKGQMETVKILHMKKGNLWLRNAKGDFPVHDAASSGRRQLVQWLLQMKPKHINTPSNDGRTLLHIAAGHDNVDMCKLLLESGAEMNHLYRPAKGSPMTPLDYALAKGFRSTAKFLQMQGGLPANKLRMSSRQQKILPDIDKVEPLKLTEKEELIDLKTSKRYVVYMNSNSESESQEDRSHRKSRHKRKGGHRSRRTSSCSDTVFLYREGGADISRSRSNVELNRTQHHHHRHHHRSNSSSSASSSETSSDECCKHIKRKHKCYKKCSSKSTRSKDRSHRERDRDREKEPKEPKEYEFMYAEQRETGKPRKPGERMGRIVLKEVHSGSSENESPEGDRRGSTLRLGGKSGPLLTVPPEVMGILDEQSLPKTPPKAEFNIRKESDTKSDGKSSDTSVKKVKKGKGNGKKGKASGKAHGKKTDSPSEEESKDKQKIVTEAVVHPVPETMVKSTEDDGAATDATYTIDQKTKSDNEGFSESETTDKTKGKGKDKPETIMEAKDETVQEVSPAVPLEVKEEVVPAPKKERPKLKSSKDSSTSRSSKSKSDSSEKEMPKQKSKPKSEATPVVAAPTPPTPPPPPPPPEPEAESRVVPEPEPIVKETLIVSESSKHEEEKAVEAPAVVPEAEPAPPVTNGEAVVPQEQPVEEPKPEAEPRPEPEPEPQPEHPSVEETPTEEKSSEVEESPSKSSEDQIEQQPPEPEEPPKPEPSGDQVLPPEPPPMPKEDSPKKVSFDRERPKLRRSAESMVEHVEEEEVRTEEDAVVPLAVAAAVDQEKVDSTRSFYVSLADGEEGDEKKKRKLKKRRSKEDKLDDEAQSSKDQDSGFEPSPQSVRSKSSVFDRPTSTAAVSKRPAFTMVEERAVSSRPDGRKPGDKNAVNMTTVQQSIQRNIRRYYMERKIFQHLLELKSLQIRSTKVNESALVKRAVDDYHKSTIELGYETGSTLKRYPYSEYSFKNFELFLYDTLKSLQKRETYNFQNISEVYDEAERRSSPDVSRYERALNCTTKTHRCLHATHAYTGIPCAAYIPMMNHHTMPKLGFGPYKSSPSGVGSFFLPKILTNPTDRSCPGSSASYLAPIGSGGSASKVALELTHGSNKQIITLPSEKLDNNKRYYVTFTLNPNDSNEPNPSSSLSNSHSNTSSKSRTDPPDPGSSREPPGGTDHLLLSTGKPAEGQPHQQQQQSNTFSNSGQQRPQPGHTSDAQYSAERPQPHQQQQQQSHSSSLPAVVEEDSNLESSSGPSPSV
- the LOC109400229 gene encoding ankyrin repeat domain-containing protein 12 isoform X3, which gives rise to MVAPELIEQADEDGFTPLHLAVIQGNLQLVNLLLANGADVNALDNEGHSVVHWATVCGEVEALRVVLSAGADVSTPDINGGSPLHYAAQMCGANYEGKTARASAKLALEILGTLLNHPDTSVEVEDKDGRQPLLWAASAGSAKAVLALIKAGAQVESADKDGLTALHCAASRGHTECIDTLINLCGAHTDQIDSNGCTALHYSVTLGHADATSLLLKLDADPNRQDRKGRTPAHCGCAKGQMETVKILHMKKGNLWLRNAKGDFPVHDAASSGRRQLVQWLLQMKPKHINTPSNDGRTLLHIAAGHDNVDMCKLLLESGAEMNHLYRPAKGSPMTPLDYALAKGFRSTAKFLQMQGGLPANKLRMSSRQQKILPDIDKVEPLKLTEKEELIDLKTSKRYVVYMNSNSESESQEDRSHRKSRHKRKGGHRSRRTSSCSDTVFLYREGGADISRSRSNVELNRTQHHHHRHHHRSNSSSSASSSETSSDECCKHIKRKHKCYKKCSSKSTRSKDRSHRERDRDREKEPKEPKEYEFMYAEQRETGKPRKPGERMGRIVLKEVHSGSSENESPEGDRRGSTLRLGGKSGPLLTVPPEVMGILDEQSLPKTPPKAEFNIRKESDTKSDGKSSDTSVKKVKKGKGNGKKGKASGKAHGKKTDSPSEEESKDKQKIVTEAVVHPVPETMVKSTEDDGAATDATYTIDQKTKSDNEGFSESETTDKTKGKGKDKPETIMEAKDETVQEVSPAVPLEVKEEVVPAPKKERPKLKSSKDSSTSRSSKSKSDSSEKEMPKQKSKPKSEATPVVAAPTPPTPPPPPPPPEPEAESRVVPEPEPIVKETLIVSESSKHEEEKAVEAPAVVPEAEPAPPVTNGEAVVPQEQPVEEPKPEAEPRPEPEPEPQPEHPSVEETPTEEKSSEVEESPSKSSEDQIEQQPPEPEEPPKPEPSGDQVLPPEPPPMPKEDSPKKVSFDRERPKLRRSAESMVEHVEEEEVRTEEDAVVPLAVAAAVDQEKVDSTRSFYVSLADGEEGDEKKKRKLKKRRSKEDKLDDEAQSSKDQDSGFEPSPQSVRSKSSVFDRPTSTAAVSKRPAFTMVEERAVSSRPDGRKPGDKNAVNMTTVQQSIQRNIRRYYMERKIFQHLLELKSLQIRSTKVNESALVKRAVDDYHKSTIELGYETGSTLKRYPYSEYSFKNFELFLYDTLKSLQKRETYNFQNISEVYDEAERRSSPDVSRYERALNCTTKTHRCLHATHAYTGIPCAAYIPMMNHHTMPKLGFGPYKSSPSGVGSFFLPKILTNPTDRSCPGSSASYLAPIGSGGSASKVALELTHGSNKQIITLPSEKLDNNKRYYVTFTLNPNDSNEPNPSSSLSNSHSNTSSKSRTDPPDPGSSREPPGGTDHLLLSTGKPAEGQPHQQQQQSNTFSNSGQQRPQPGHTSDAQYSAERPQPHQQQQQQSHSSSLPAVVEEDSNLESSSGPSPSV
- the LOC109400229 gene encoding ankyrin repeat domain-containing protein 12 isoform X4, with amino-acid sequence MSNGTLTLVKSLEVNSEGLFLTIKKVCGEVEALRVVLSAGADVSTPDINGGSPLHYAAQMCGANYEGKTARASAKLALEILGTLLNHPDTSVEVEDKDGRQPLLWAASAGSAKAVLALIKAGAQVESADKDGLTALHCAASRGHTECIDTLINLCGAHTDQIDSNGCTALHYSVTLGHADATSLLLKLDADPNRQDRKGRTPAHCGCAKGQMETVKILHMKKGNLWLRNAKGDFPVHDAASSGRRQLVQWLLQMKPKHINTPSNDGRTLLHIAAGHDNVDMCKLLLESGAEMNHLYRPAKGSPMTPLDYALAKGFRSTAKFLQMQGGLPANKLRMSSRQQKILPDIDKVEPLKLTEKEELIDLKTSKRYVVYMNSNSESESQEDRSHRKSRHKRKGGHRSRRTSSCSDTVFLYREGGADISRSRSNVELNRTQHHHHRHHHRSNSSSSASSSETSSDECCKHIKRKHKCYKKCSSKSTRSKDRSHRERDRDREKEPKEPKEYEFMYAEQRETGKPRKPGERMGRIVLKEVHSGSSENESPEGDRRGSTLRLGGKSGPLLTVPPEVMGILDEQSLPKTPPKAEFNIRKESDTKSDGKSSDTSVKKVKKGKGNGKKGKASGKAHGKKTDSPSEEESKDKQKIVTEAVVHPVPETMVKSTEDDGAATDATYTIDQKTKSDNEGFSESETTDKTKGKGKDKPETIMEAKDETVQEVSPAVPLEVKEEVVPAPKKERPKLKSSKDSSTSRSSKSKSDSSEKEMPKQKSKPKSEATPVVAAPTPPTPPPPPPPPEPEAESRVVPEPEPIVKETLIVSESSKHEEEKAVEAPAVVPEAEPAPPVTNGEAVVPQEQPVEEPKPEAEPRPEPEPEPQPEHPSVEETPTEEKSSEVEESPSKSSEDQIEQQPPEPEEPPKPEPSGDQVLPPEPPPMPKEDSPKKVSFDRERPKLRRSAESMVEHVEEEEVRTEEDAVVPLAVAAAVDQEKVDSTRSFYVSLADGEEGDEKKKRKLKKRRSKEDKLDDEAQSSKDQDSGFEPSPQSVRSKSSVFDRPTSTAAVSKRPAFTMVEERAVSSRPDGRKPGDKNAVNMTTVQQSIQRNIRRYYMERKIFQHLLELKSLQIRSTKVNESALVKRAVDDYHKSTIELGYETGSTLKRYPYSEYSFKNFELFLYDTLKSLQKRETYNFQNISEVYDEAERRSSPDVSRYERALNCTTKTHRCLHATHAYTGIPCAAYIPMMNHHTMPKLGFGPYKSSPSGVGSFFLPKILTNPTDRSCPGSSASYLAPIGSGGSASKVALELTHGSNKQIITLPSEKLDNNKRYYVTFTLNPNDSNEPNPSSSLSNSHSNTSSKSRTDPPDPGSSREPPGGTDHLLLSTGKPAEGQPHQQQQQSNTFSNSGQQRPQPGHTSDAQYSAERPQPHQQQQQQSHSSSLPAVVEEDSNLESSSGPSPSV